GGATTTTGATCTCCCTCTTTTGTCTGTTTCCCGCTCTATGGTTGCTTTCTTCATCCCTCTCTCAAACTGGGGGTGAACCAGGGGATGAGAAGGGTTGTATATATCGGTCGAACAGGTTATAATCAAGTAGAGGCTTAAATCCATACCTGGTGGGAACAGAGGTGGCATATGTCCGAGGGAAGCAAGGTCTATTTCGCCAATTCCAGGAGGACGAGGCTCGGAGGAATCTGCGAGAAGATAAGGGCTCTCTGGAAGGAGAGCGGAATGGCTGATATGATAGACGAGTACGATGTGGTCGCAGTGAAGATGCATTTCGGCGAGCCGGGCCTGACCACCTATATCCGTCCGATCATCGCCAGGACCGTGGTCGATCTGGTTAAAGATGCGGGCGGCAGGCCAGTCCTGACCGATACCACGACGCTTTACAAACGCAGAAGACATACGGCGGATAGCTATTACGAGGCGATGAAGGAGAACGGGTTCACCCCTGAGACGGTGGGATGTCCCATACTGGTCGCCGACGGGTTCCGAAACAACGGAGTTTATGTCACACTCGATAGATACTACAAGCTGGAAGAGGTGAAGGTGGCTCAGGTTATATACGACGCGGATGCGTTGGTTTCATTGGCCCATATCACCTTCCATGGCGATACCGGCATAGCTGGAACTATCAAAAACATAGCGATGGGAGGCACATGCACGGAGACCAAGCTCAGGGCTCATAGCTCTGATGCTAAGCCGAAGCTTGTCCCTGAAAGATGCATCAGATGCGGCATATGTGTCAGGATCTGTCCCGCAGGAGCGCTCTCCTTCAAGGAAAAGAGGCTCACGCTCGATAAGACGCTCTGCATAAGCTGTGGCGACTGCATAGCTGCCTGCCCGCAGGGTGCGATCAGGGTGCCCTGGGGGATGGCCCAGCAGACCTACCGCGGAGTTCTGGATCAGTATAAAGGGGTTATCTCCACCTTCCGCGAGGGCAAGGTCGGGCATATCGATATAGCGCTCGACATCACCCCCGGATGCGACTGTCAGGCTCCGAACGATACCCCGATGGTGCCGAACATAGGGGTCTTGGCCTCCAAAGATGGTCTTGCCTGCGATAAGGCGGCCTTTGATCTTATAAATGCCGCTCCCGGAATACCCGGAACAAGGGCTGAGGAGATCGGTGCGCTGGAGCCCGGATCGGATAAATTTAAAGCCCTCTTCCCATCACTGGATATGGATGAGCTTTGGAGATTGGCCGCCGAGGCGGAAATAGGGAATCTGGATTACGAGTTAATCGATATCGAGAAGGGGGAATGAAGATATGAGGGTTTTGATCAGACCGGCGATCAGAGGCGAACTTGCGGGCATAAGGGAGCTTCTGGCGTCGCAGAATCTCCCCCATGAGAGATTCGAGGAGAGAGTCTCACATCTCCTGGTTGCCCAGAGCGAGGGGATGGTGGTCGGTTGCATCGGGTTGGAGCTGCTCGACCGAACGGGGATCATCCGCGTCCTGGCTGTGAAACCTGATCTCCAGGGGGAAGATATCGACAGACAGTTGATCGAACATATCCTGGACTACGCCAGATTGGCCAATATAGAGGAGGTGTACGCCTTCACCTCCTCCCTTTCTCCCTATCTGGAGGAGTTGGGGTTTAAGGTCATAAATAGAGACGAGCTTCCTTCGGAGATAAAGGAACTTCCGGAT
This window of the Candidatus Poribacteria bacterium genome carries:
- a CDS encoding DUF362 domain-containing protein; translation: MSEGSKVYFANSRRTRLGGICEKIRALWKESGMADMIDEYDVVAVKMHFGEPGLTTYIRPIIARTVVDLVKDAGGRPVLTDTTTLYKRRRHTADSYYEAMKENGFTPETVGCPILVADGFRNNGVYVTLDRYYKLEEVKVAQVIYDADALVSLAHITFHGDTGIAGTIKNIAMGGTCTETKLRAHSSDAKPKLVPERCIRCGICVRICPAGALSFKEKRLTLDKTLCISCGDCIAACPQGAIRVPWGMAQQTYRGVLDQYKGVISTFREGKVGHIDIALDITPGCDCQAPNDTPMVPNIGVLASKDGLACDKAAFDLINAAPGIPGTRAEEIGALEPGSDKFKALFPSLDMDELWRLAAEAEIGNLDYELIDIEKGE
- a CDS encoding GNAT family N-acetyltransferase, whose amino-acid sequence is MRVLIRPAIRGELAGIRELLASQNLPHERFEERVSHLLVAQSEGMVVGCIGLELLDRTGIIRVLAVKPDLQGEDIDRQLIEHILDYARLANIEEVYAFTSSLSPYLEELGFKVINRDELPSEIKELPDLNVLYPETALCLRMKIKRITELE